The proteins below are encoded in one region of Lytechinus pictus isolate F3 Inbred chromosome 11, Lp3.0, whole genome shotgun sequence:
- the LOC129255522 gene encoding uncharacterized protein LOC129255522: MYDQLLVELRNEDQAAFKNVMRMPPEMFDELLPRGGPSITKQNTTYRDALDPGLKLALTLRHLASGTKYRSMSYGWRIPHNTIPLLIPEVCQAIIEEYKGFYSVVLMALVDADYRFIWVDIGGMGSASDAQIYNASELR, from the exons atgtATGATCAACTTCTTGTAGAACTCCGTAACGAAGACCAGGCAGCCTTCAAAAATGTTATGCGAATGCCACCAGAGATGTTCGACGAACTGCTACCAAGAGGTGGACCGAGTATCACCAAACAGAATACAACCTACAGAGATGCCCTCGATCCTGGCCTGAAGCTTGCTCTCACCCTTCGACATCTTGCGTCTGGGACCAAGTATCGCTCAATGTCCTATGGATGGAGAATCCCTCACAATACTATACCCCTGCTCATCCCAGAAGTGTGCCAGGCCATCATCGAAGAGTACAAGG GATTCTACTCCGTTGTCCTCATGGCGCTCGTGGATGCTGATTATCGCTTCATCTGGGTAGACATTGGTGGTATGGGATCGGCATCAGACGCTCAGATCTACAATGCTTCTGAGCTGAGATAA